The nucleotide window TACCCGAATCCAGGGACGTCCTCCAGCAGCGGGTGCTCGATGCCTTCCTGGCGGAGGTGCGCACCGAACGTCTGGACGAGGTAGATCGCATCGCCACACATGTGGAGGTGGCCCTGACCGAACTCATTCAACGCGAGGACGAGAAGATCGGCAGGTTCGCCGAGGACAGGGATAGAGGCGTTGAGGGGGCCACCGGGCTATTGGCTGCGACCGAGGGGCGGCACGCTGATCTGGTGGCCCGACGCGAACGCCGGCGCCAGGAACTGGCACGTCAGCGCGCCCTCACTCTCCAGAGCGTCGATCGCATGACCAGCATCCTGATACTGCCCCACCCCGAGCGTGAAAGGCCCGAAATTCGCCGCCTCCAACCGGACCCGGAAACCGAGCAGGTCGCAATGGAAGCCGCGATGGTGTTCGAGCAGCAGGCTGGCCGTCAGGTGCTCGATGTGCATACCGAGAACCTCGGCTATGATCTGACGAGCATTGATCCTCGGGGCGGAGAGGTGCGCCTCATCGAGGTGAAGGGCCTTGCAGGAGACGGGGGGGATATCACACTGACACCCAACGAGTACCGCGTGGCGCAGGATCGGCGGGACTGCTACTGGCTCTACGTGGTTACAAACTGTCGGACGGAGGCCCCGCGGCTGTCCCAAGTTAAGGACCCTGCAACCTACGCGTGGCAGTCTGTCCGCCGGGTTGAGCACTATGTTCTCCCTGCTTCTCGGCTGGTGGAGGCGGAACGACAGTGACCCCGGAAAGCCTCCGAGAACTTCTCGCGATCGGCGAAACGGTTGCCGTAGAGTTCAAGGGGGAGCGGCACCGGGCGCTCTCAGACGACGAGTTGGTGGAGGCCGTCGTCTGCCTTGCCAACCGGGACCGTGAGCCCACGGGTTGGCTGCTAATCGGCGTGGAGGACGATGGGGTTGTAACCGGTGCCCGGCCCCGGCACGGTGCGGGAACCGATCCGCTTCGGGTAGTGGCGCTAGTCGCGAACAAAACGGTCCCGTCATTGTCAACGCGCTGCTCTATCGTGCCTTGGGATGGCGAGCAGGTGATCGCCATAGAGGTGCCCCGCGCCGAGCAACCCGTTGGGACCTCCGACGGCAAGTACGTGCGGCGGACGATCCTTGGGCGCGGCGAGCCCGGATGCCGGCCTTTTCACTTTCACGAGATACCGTCCGCACTGGCGCACCGAGGGAAAGTTGATCCCAGCGCGTTCGTCGTTGAGGGTGCTACCTGGGAGGATGTCGACCCCATCGAGGTTGAGCGCTACCGGCGGGCGGTACGCGAGAGTGGAGGACGAGGCGACCGCGCTCTCGTTGAACTCTCGGATGAAGAATTGGCCAAAGCCCTGGGAGTGGTTGAAGGGAACTATCAGATCAGCCGGATCCGGCTCGCGGGGCTTCTACTCTTTGGGCGGGAGGCTTCACTCCAACGGCTGCTGACTACCCACGAAGTGGCCTTTCAAGTGCTCCGCGGGACTGCTGTCGAAATCAACGAGTTCTTCCGATGGCCACTTCTGCGATCCTTTGAAGAAGTTCTGACACGGTTTCGGGCACGAAACCGCGAGGAAGAGGTAATGATGGGCCTCTTCCGGATTGGAGTCCCCGACTACCCGGAACGCGCATTTCGCGAAGCCCTGGCTAATGCGCTCCTTCATCGCGACTATGCGCGGCTGGGAGCGGTTCATGTGCAGTGGCACGACGACCGCATCGAAGTCTCGAATCCCGGCGGATTTGTTGAAGGGGTCCACCTCGGGAATCTCCTGGTCACACCACCCAGGCCCCGCAACCCCCTCCTCGCCGACGCGTTCAAACGGGCCGGCCTCGTTGAGCGCACAGCGCGGGGCATTGACACGATCTTCGAGGACTTGCTCAGAACGGGAAGGCCCGGGCCCGACTACAGTCGATCGGCAGAGACTGACGTCATGGTCGTCCTCCCTGGCGGCCCGCCAGTTCTTGAGTTTGTCCGTCTCCTCCATGATGAGGAGCGCCGGTTGGGGCGTCTTTTCGGAGTCGATGAGCTTCTCGTTCTCCATCACTTACGTTCAGCACGGCGTATTGATATCGCTGAATTGAGCCGGCTCGTCCAGAAGCCTGATGTAGATGCGCGGCGGGTATTGGAAGGGCTGGTGGAGGCTGGCCTGATTGAGGGGCGAGGTGAGAGACGAGGACGCGTATATCACTTGGCTGCGGCGGTATACCGACGGCTCGGCCAGCCGGCCGCTTATGTCAGAACCAGGGGGTTTGAGGCCGACCAGCAGAAGCAGATGGTGGTGCAGTTCGTCGAGAAGCACGGGCGCATCGCGCGGCGCGAGGTCGCCGAGTTGTGTAAGCTATCGTCCGCCCAGGCGCGCACGCTACTGGGCCGGCTCGCCGAACAGGGGGTCTTGATCCTCCATGGAAGAAAGCGTGGAGCGTACTATGAGCGTGGAGCCAAAGATATGGCAAAATCCAAATCGCGTTTGAGCAGAGCCAAAAAAGGCCATTCCGCCGCCAAATCGAGCAAGCGCCCGGAAAGGGAGGCCTGAGGACCGCACCCTTGGCGAAGGGCCACCCTGCAGCAGTGAACCCCCGAGGAGAGGCTTCGATGCTGGAGCCCGTCCCGTTTCTGCCAATCGAGCAAGAGCTTCTCCTGCTGGCCAAGGCAGGAAACGAACATGCTTTCGAGGCTCTCCTCCGCCGCTACGAGTGGCTCGTACGCGCTCGGGCCCGGAGCTTCTTCCTTCAGGGGGCCGAGTACGAGGACCTCATCCAGGAAGGCATGATTGGTCTCTTCAAAGCCGTGCGCGATTTCCGCGCAGATGGCGGCGCATTCAGATCCTTCGCCGATCTCTGCATCACACGGCAGATCATCACCGCCGTCAAGACGGCCTCTCGCCAGAAGCACATCCCGCTGAACTCCGCCTTCTCTCTAGAAGCGCCTCGGTATGACGGCAACGGGGACCGGACAGTCGGCGATACCGTCAGCGACCAGGCCGCGCCTCTCGATGCCGTCTTTCTGCAGACGGCCGAAGTGCGGGCCGTTATGGATGTCTTGCGGCAGCGCCTGTCGGCTTTCGAGTTCTTGGCGCTGACCCTGTGGCTTGAGGGCCGACCATACGACGAGATCGCCCGGCGCCTCGGCAAGCACATCAAGTCCGTGGACAACGGGCTCTGGAGGGTCAAGTGCAAGATTCGACGCCTGCTGGGTGCGGGCGTCATTCCCCGAGGTGACATCTGAGTCTCCCCCGGGACTGCCGTCGCCTGATTGAGGTGGACTTCCCGATCGCCGCGGTCAGCAGGCACTCGGCGCGGGAGAAGTCCATCCGGCACGGGCATCCCAGCACGCTGCACCTGTGGTGGGCCAGGCGACCGTTGGCGGCGTGCCGGGCAGTCCTGATGGGATTGCTCCTCCCCGACCCCTGCGATTCTCACTGTCCGCCTGCCTTCAAGGAGGCTGCGCGGAAGGCACTGGCCCCGGTGCGGGGATCCGGCGACGGCTCCAGCGACAAGGCGCTCCGGAAGTCGCTGCTGGGATTCATCGCTGACTTCAGCAACTGGGACCACGCGGCGAACCCAGCGTTCCTCGATGCGGCCAGGATGCTGGTTCGTGGGGCCCATCCTGACGGCCCGCCGCTGGTTGTGGATCCATTTGCCGGCGGTGGCAGCATCCCCCTGGAAGCCCTCCGGGTGGGGTGTGAGGCGTTCGCCAGCGATCTCAATCCCGTGGCCTGCCTCATCCTGAAGGTGCTCCTCGAAGACATCCCCCGCTACGGGCGGGCGAAGATACGGATTCCGACCGCCGGCGGAGGAGTGGAAGAGGTAGAGGGCCTGGCCGAGGCGGTGCGTCGTGTCGGCGCGCAGATCAAGGTTGCAGCCGAGAGGGAGCTCGCTGGCTTCTATCCGCCTGACTCCGATGGCGCACGCCCCATCGCCTACCTGTGGGCGCGGACGGTGCGGTGTGAGGCTCCCAAGTGCGGTGCGGAGATTCCGCTGGCGCGATCGTTCTGGCTTTCGAAGAAGGCGAACAGGCGGCGGGCGCTCCATTTGCGCATCGAACGGCCCAAGGGCCACCCTCCGGAAGTGGCCTTCGAGGTCTTTGAACCGGAGCGGGAATCCAAGGTGCCAGAAGGCACCGTAACGCGAGGGCACGCTACATGCCCAGCGTGCGGCACGGTGCTGCGGGTCGAGCGGGTGCGGGCGCAGCTCAGCGTTCAGCATGGGGGCGCGGATACGGTGTTCGATGAGCGCGACCGGCGCAAAGGTGGGGCGCGGCTGCTGGCTGTGGTGACGGTTCGCCCCGGGGAGCGGGGACGGCATTATCGGGTGCCGACTCAGCGGGACTACGATGCGGTGCGAAGGGCTGCCGAGGTACTTGAGAAGAAGATCAAACATCCGCTGCCGAACGGCCTGGCGCCGGTTCCAGATGAACCGCTGCCTCCAGAAGGTACGCTAGGCTTTCGCGTCCAGAAGTATGGTATGCGCACCTGGGGCGACCTGTTCACGGCGCGGCAGAAGTTGGCGCTGGTGACGCTGGCGGAGAAGGTACGAGGGAGTGCAGGTGGCGAGGAGCGCCTGAATTCGGCACTTGAAGACTTGGCCGCGTTGGTTCTTGGTCGCGTGGCTGATCAGCAATCAAGCCTCGTCCGTTGGCTTCAAACTATCCAGGCGGTTGCAAGCACATTCGGACGCCAGGCATTGCCAATCGTGTGGGATTTTGCTGAACCGAATCCTATGTCAGGCACGGGTGCCAACTTTGACGGAGCACTCGAATGGGTTGCCCGTGTCGCCAGCGCCTGGCCCGGGTCACAGACCTCCGGGCAAACGCAGATCGCAGACGCCACCAACTACCCGCTGCCAGACGACGCAGCAGGCGTCTGGTTCACCGATCCGCCCTACTACGATGCAGTGCCTTACGCTGATCTCTCTGATTTCTTCTTCGTCTGGTTGAAACGAACATTACCAAATCATCCGTTGTTACGTGATCCCTTCAACCCAGAGAATCCCCTCACGCCCAAGACGGCTGAGATTGTGCAGAATGAGGTCAGCCGCGTTGACGGTCGCGTCAAGGACCGCCAGTTCTTTGAAGAAAGCATGGCCCGCGCCTTCACCGAAGGACGGCGTGTGTTACAGGACGATGGCGTCGGAGCTGTCGTCTTTGCGCACAAGAGCACGGAAGGATGGGAGGCGCTCCTATCGGCCATGGTACGAGCGAGATGGGTCGTCACGGCCTCCTGGCCGATAGTCACAGAACGAGGAGTGCGACCTCGGGCTCGTGAGGCTGCTGCCCTCTCCGCCAGCATTCACCTCGTTGTCAGGCCACGGCTTGAGAGCGCTCCAATTGGTGATTGGGGCGACATCATGCGTGAGCTTCCCAAGCGCATCCAGGATTGGATGGACCGGCTCTCAGCGGAGAGGATCCGCGGCGCGGACCTGGTCTTCAGTTGCATCGGTCCCGCGATGGAGCTGTTCAGCCGCTACCCGCGGGTGGAGACGGCCGACGGCGAGGAGGTGGGCCTGGCCAGCAATCCTGCGGCGCGATCCGAGGCAGCGCGCAACGGTTTCCTCTGGTACATTTGGCAGGTGGTCGGCCGAATTGCCCTCCAGCGCGTGCTCGGCGGTCCGGATGGCCGGGTGGGCGGCGACCCCGCTGGGGCTCTGGAAGAAGACGCCCGCCTGACCGCACTGTTCCTGTGGACGCTCCAGAGTACGGAGAACGGGAACAACGGGAAGCGGCCATCAGCCCAGGTTGGAGTTGAAGAGGCTGAAGAAGAGGTGGCAACCGAGGAGGAGGATGAGGAGCCTCTCCCCAAACACAAGGGGGGCCTCACCCTTATCTACGACGTGGCCCGCCGCTTCGCGCAGCCGCTTGGCATCCACATGGAACTGTGGAATGGCCGTGTCATCGAGATCGAGAAGGGAATTGTCCGCCTGCTTCCGGTCGCCGAGCGGGCCCCACAGCTGTTCGGACGAGAGGGAGCCGAGGCAATGGCACAGCGCATCGTGGCGGCTCCGGAAGATCCCCAGGTACAGCTCTTCCCCGATGAGCGCGCAGGTGCAGTACCGGCGATCCGCGCACCGGGGCGGCGCGGGGCCATGAGGAGGCGACGGGCAATGACGGCTACTGCCGGCGCCGATGACGAGTCTGCTCAGGTCACAGTGGGGATCGAGCCCGAACACCCCTTCACCGCAACCCGGCGCGAGCCCACAACTCTCGACCGCATCCACGCCGCGATGCTCCTCCAGGCCTCCGGTCAAGCCGCGGCACTCCGGGCGCTGCTAGAGGCCGAGACAAGGCGCGGGCCCGACTTCTTGCGACTCGCCAACGCACTATCGGCTCTCTACCCGAAGACCAGCGAGGAGAAACGGCTGCTTGACGCCATGCTTCTCGCTGTACCGCGGCGGTAAGTTGGAGGTTCACATGGAACCCTGGTACAGAGTTACAATCCCCCGCCCTGAGGTTCGCGAAGGCCGCTCGTTCAACCCCGATGAGTTCGCCATCGCCCTGGAGCAGGTGGTGGCCGGAACCGCCCCCCAGGACTATCGGGACGCGACGCAGTTCTTTGCTCGGACCGTCTTCACGCGGGCGCTCCGGGAGCAGGTTGCGGTGACGCTGCGGCGGCTGAGCGGGCAGACTGAGGGTGCCCCGCCGGTGCTGGCGCTCGTCACCCAGTTCGGTGGCGGGAAGACGCATGTCCTGACGGCGCTCTACCACCTAGTGGAACACTCGAAGGCCTCGCTCCGCAATCCTGAAGTGCAGGCGGTGTTGAAGGAGGCGGGTCTCTCGAGCATTCCAAAGGCCCGATGGGCGGTGTTCGTCGGCAACGCCTGGGATCCTCAGCCGGGGCGAGAGACTCCGTGGATTGATCTGGCGCGTCAGCTCGCCGGAGACGGCGGCGTTGCTGCGCTGGGGCTGGACGCCCGCGAGGCGCCTCCCGGCACCGAGGCGCTTGGGCGGGTGTTCGAGGCCGCCGGCGGACGTGTGCTGATCCTCATGGACGAGGTGTTGAACTTCCTCAACCGGCGCAGGCCGATGGCCGAGCCGTTCTACGCCTTCCTCGACAATCTCGTGCGGGCCGTGACCGGAACCACACACTGCGCGGCGGTGATCAGCCTCCCCCGCAGCCGCACCGAGATGGCAAGTGAGTGGGAGATGGAGTGGCAGGAGCGCATCACCAAGATCGTGCGGCGGATTGCCCGCGAGCTACTCGCCAATGACGAGAGCGAAATCAGCGAGGTGGTTCGACGACGCCTGTTTGAGGACCTGGGGCAAGAGCGCGCGCGGCGCAGCGTGGCGCGCGCCTATGCGGACTGGTGTTTTCAGTGGCGCGCCCAGCTCCCTCCCGAGTGGACCACTATCGCGGCCGAAGCCGTCGAGGCCAAGGCCCGCGAGTCGCTGCAGCGAAGATTTGAGGCCTGTTATCCATTCCATCCGGCAACGCTCTCCGTCTTTCAGCGGAAGTGGCAGACGGTTCCCCAGTACCAGCAGACCCGCGGGACGCTGGCGATGCTCGCGCAGTGGATCTCGTGGGCGTATCGGGAGAACCACCAGCGAGCACGGCGTGAGCCCCTCATAACACTGGGATCGGCTCCACTCGAAGTCAGCGAATTCCGGACCACTGTGCTGGGCCAGCTTGGCGAGCACCGGCTGAACCCGGCCATCGAGCATGACGTTGCGGGAGAACACAGCCACGCGCTCTCTCTCGATGCCGATGCCAAAGGTGCGCTTCGCGACATCCACCGGCGCGTGGCGACGGCCATCTTCTTCGAGTCTTCGGGCGGAATGGTAGACAAGGTGGCCCATCTTCCGGAGCTTCGTTTTGCGCTGGGGGAGCCCGAGCTGGACGTCGCGACCATCGACAATGCAGTGGATGCGCTTGAGAAGCGGGCCTACTACCTGAGAAAGGTTGGAACCGACGGGTGCCGCTTCGGGTTCACGGCGACCCTTAGGAAGGTTGTCGCCGATCGGCGGGCGTCGCTCGACGAGGAGCGGGAGGTCCGCCCGGCGGTACGGCAGTCGGTGAAGAATGAGTTTGCCCGCGGGGCGAACCTGCCGGTCGTGTACTTCCCCGAGGGCGGAGATGTGGTTCCCGACTCGCCACAATTGACGGTTGTCGTATTGGATCCAGACTTCACATGGGACGGCACGGAGGGCCCTCAGGCGCGCCTCGCCGAGTGGACGCGACAGCGAGGGGTTGACACACGACGTTACCCAGCGGCGTTGGTGTGGTGCGCCAAGAAGTCCGGCCGCGCGCTGCAGGACCGGGTCGAGATGCATCTTGCCTGGAGACGGGTCGCAGATGAACTGGCCGCAGGGCTGCTGGGGGCTGAGGTGGACGCCTCAGACCGGC belongs to bacterium and includes:
- a CDS encoding ATP-binding protein; amino-acid sequence: MTPESLRELLAIGETVAVEFKGERHRALSDDELVEAVVCLANRDREPTGWLLIGVEDDGVVTGARPRHGAGTDPLRVVALVANKTVPSLSTRCSIVPWDGEQVIAIEVPRAEQPVGTSDGKYVRRTILGRGEPGCRPFHFHEIPSALAHRGKVDPSAFVVEGATWEDVDPIEVERYRRAVRESGGRGDRALVELSDEELAKALGVVEGNYQISRIRLAGLLLFGREASLQRLLTTHEVAFQVLRGTAVEINEFFRWPLLRSFEEVLTRFRARNREEEVMMGLFRIGVPDYPERAFREALANALLHRDYARLGAVHVQWHDDRIEVSNPGGFVEGVHLGNLLVTPPRPRNPLLADAFKRAGLVERTARGIDTIFEDLLRTGRPGPDYSRSAETDVMVVLPGGPPVLEFVRLLHDEERRLGRLFGVDELLVLHHLRSARRIDIAELSRLVQKPDVDARRVLEGLVEAGLIEGRGERRGRVYHLAAAVYRRLGQPAAYVRTRGFEADQQKQMVVQFVEKHGRIARREVAELCKLSSAQARTLLGRLAEQGVLILHGRKRGAYYERGAKDMAKSKSRLSRAKKGHSAAKSSKRPEREA
- a CDS encoding DUF499 domain-containing protein; the protein is MEPWYRVTIPRPEVREGRSFNPDEFAIALEQVVAGTAPQDYRDATQFFARTVFTRALREQVAVTLRRLSGQTEGAPPVLALVTQFGGGKTHVLTALYHLVEHSKASLRNPEVQAVLKEAGLSSIPKARWAVFVGNAWDPQPGRETPWIDLARQLAGDGGVAALGLDAREAPPGTEALGRVFEAAGGRVLILMDEVLNFLNRRRPMAEPFYAFLDNLVRAVTGTTHCAAVISLPRSRTEMASEWEMEWQERITKIVRRIARELLANDESEISEVVRRRLFEDLGQERARRSVARAYADWCFQWRAQLPPEWTTIAAEAVEAKARESLQRRFEACYPFHPATLSVFQRKWQTVPQYQQTRGTLAMLAQWISWAYRENHQRARREPLITLGSAPLEVSEFRTTVLGQLGEHRLNPAIEHDVAGEHSHALSLDADAKGALRDIHRRVATAIFFESSGGMVDKVAHLPELRFALGEPELDVATIDNAVDALEKRAYYLRKVGTDGCRFGFTATLRKVVADRRASLDEEREVRPAVRQSVKNEFARGANLPVVYFPEGGDVVPDSPQLTVVVLDPDFTWDGTEGPQARLAEWTRQRGVDTRRYPAALVWCAKKSGRALQDRVEMHLAWRRVADELAAGLLGAEVDASDRREVAGKLRDADEDVREEIWASYGYLVVADRTVPAGVKVIDLAGGYASTGQTLTARVVATLKAEGLLTESVGAGYVGRNWPVALRESGVWPLQGLRQSFLDGSLTRLIDPERTLREQIVRWVEAGEFGLGSGQRPDGSFQRVWFKEAVGSEEVTFDAQTFLITQEKAKDLTQPPAPIESSPITVRGDKAGEPVAPPVSATPAGTAIFAIRVHGPIPPEVWNKLGVRLIPRLKTGQSLSMGFEARVQVQGEMGRHLEQELRQVLSELGLVDTVTVEVEMWQQES
- a CDS encoding DUF1156 domain-containing protein yields the protein MDFPIAAVSRHSAREKSIRHGHPSTLHLWWARRPLAACRAVLMGLLLPDPCDSHCPPAFKEAARKALAPVRGSGDGSSDKALRKSLLGFIADFSNWDHAANPAFLDAARMLVRGAHPDGPPLVVDPFAGGGSIPLEALRVGCEAFASDLNPVACLILKVLLEDIPRYGRAKIRIPTAGGGVEEVEGLAEAVRRVGAQIKVAAERELAGFYPPDSDGARPIAYLWARTVRCEAPKCGAEIPLARSFWLSKKANRRRALHLRIERPKGHPPEVAFEVFEPERESKVPEGTVTRGHATCPACGTVLRVERVRAQLSVQHGGADTVFDERDRRKGGARLLAVVTVRPGERGRHYRVPTQRDYDAVRRAAEVLEKKIKHPLPNGLAPVPDEPLPPEGTLGFRVQKYGMRTWGDLFTARQKLALVTLAEKVRGSAGGEERLNSALEDLAALVLGRVADQQSSLVRWLQTIQAVASTFGRQALPIVWDFAEPNPMSGTGANFDGALEWVARVASAWPGSQTSGQTQIADATNYPLPDDAAGVWFTDPPYYDAVPYADLSDFFFVWLKRTLPNHPLLRDPFNPENPLTPKTAEIVQNEVSRVDGRVKDRQFFEESMARAFTEGRRVLQDDGVGAVVFAHKSTEGWEALLSAMVRARWVVTASWPIVTERGVRPRAREAAALSASIHLVVRPRLESAPIGDWGDIMRELPKRIQDWMDRLSAERIRGADLVFSCIGPAMELFSRYPRVETADGEEVGLASNPAARSEAARNGFLWYIWQVVGRIALQRVLGGPDGRVGGDPAGALEEDARLTALFLWTLQSTENGNNGKRPSAQVGVEEAEEEVATEEEDEEPLPKHKGGLTLIYDVARRFAQPLGIHMELWNGRVIEIEKGIVRLLPVAERAPQLFGREGAEAMAQRIVAAPEDPQVQLFPDERAGAVPAIRAPGRRGAMRRRRAMTATAGADDESAQVTVGIEPEHPFTATRREPTTLDRIHAAMLLQASGQAAALRALLEAETRRGPDFLRLANALSALYPKTSEEKRLLDAMLLAVPRR
- the sigH gene encoding RNA polymerase sporulation sigma factor SigH, producing MLEPVPFLPIEQELLLLAKAGNEHAFEALLRRYEWLVRARARSFFLQGAEYEDLIQEGMIGLFKAVRDFRADGGAFRSFADLCITRQIITAVKTASRQKHIPLNSAFSLEAPRYDGNGDRTVGDTVSDQAAPLDAVFLQTAEVRAVMDVLRQRLSAFEFLALTLWLEGRPYDEIARRLGKHIKSVDNGLWRVKCKIRRLLGAGVIPRGDI